The genomic region ATCGGGCTCGCGCTGGTGCAGGAACTGGTGCGGCTGCATGGCGGCGGCATCACCGTGGAGAGCACGCCCGGACGCGGCAGCACCTTCCGGGTGACCATCCCGGCCGGCACGGCGCACCTGCCGGCCGAGCGGATCGGCGCGCGGCGCAGCCAGGTCTCCACGGCGATGCAGGCGGACGCCTTCGTCGAGGAGGCGCTGCGCTGGCTGCCGGCGGCGGCGGGGGAGGCCCTGCCGGCGCGCAACGGGCCTGGCTGGGTGGTGCTGCCCGAGGCCGGGCCGCCGGAGGAAGAAGAAGTGCGCGGCCCGCGCCCGCGCGTGCTGCTGGCCGACGACAACGCCGATGTGCGCGACTACCTGCGCCGGCTGCTGGAAGGGCGCTACGAGGTGGCGGCGGTGCCCGACGGCGCGGCGGCGCTGGCGGTGGCGGAGGCGGATCCGCCCGATCTTGTGCTGACCGACGTCATGATGCCGCGCCTCGACGGCTTCGGCCTTTTGCGGGCGCTGCGTGCGCGGCCGCGCACGCGCGACCTGCCGGTGATCATGCTCTCGGCCCGCGCCGGGGAAGAGGCGCGCATCGACGGGCTGGAGGCGGGGGCGGACGACTACTTGGCCAAGCCGTTCTCGGCGCGCGAACTGCTGGCCCGCGTGCGCGCCAATCTGGAACTCGCGCGGATCCGGCGGGAGGCCTCGGCGGAGCTGCGCGCCTGGCGCGGTCGCTACGAGGCGGCGGTGCGTGCCTCCGGCCATGTCCTGTTCGACTGGGACGCCGAGACCGAGACGGCGGTGTTCGGCGACGAGCTGGAGCGCATCCTGGGCTGGCGCGCCCAGGAGCTGGGGGAGAAGCCGCAATTGCGCGAGCTGATCCATCCCGAGGACCGCGCGGCGCTGCGGGCAACGGTGGCGCATGCCGCCGTGACCGGCGAGCCGTTCCGTCACGAATGCCGGCTGCGCCACCGCGACGGCGTTTGGCTGGACGCGGAGGTGCACGGCAATTTCGTGCGGGACCCGTTGCGGCGCGGCCGGCACATGGTGGGGTTCATCCGCGACGTCACCGAGCGCAAGCGGGCGGAGGCCCGCCAGCGCCTGCTGATCGACGAGCTGAACCACCGGGTGAAGAACACGCTGGCGGCGGTGCAGTCGATCGCGACGCAGACCCTGCGCAGCCGGGATCCGGCCGTCCCCCCCGGGGAGAGCTTCATCAGCCGGTTGATGAGCCTCGCGCAGACGCATGACCTGCTGACCCGCACCTGCTGGGAGGGGGCGACGCTGCGCGACCTGTTGCAGGGCAAGCTGGCGCCCTGGTGCGGCCGCGCCGGCGCCGCGCGCGTGGCCTGTCGCGGGCCGCATGTGCGGCTGGGGCCGAAGGCGGTGCAGGCGCTCGGCATGGCCTTCCACGAGCTGGCCGCCAACGCTGCCACGCACGGTGCCCTCTCCAACGAGACCGGGCAGGTGGAGGTGTCGTGGACGATCGTGCCGGATGCGGAGGGGGAGCGCCAACTGCGCCTGCTGTGGGCGGAGACGGGTGGGCCCGTGCCGCGCCTGCCGGTGCGGCGCGGCTTCGGGGCGCGGCTGATCGAGGGGGGGCTGGCCAAGGAGTTACACGGAGAAGCACAGTTGCGCTTCGATTCCACCGGGCTGCGATGCATGATCGCGTTTCCGCTCGATCTTGCCGGGCAGGCCGCATGATGGAGAAGCCGTAATGGGGGAGTCCGCCGCGCCAGGGCGGTTGCGGGTGCTGTTGCTTGAGGACGAGACGCTGATCGCCATGCTCGCCGAGGACATCCTGATCGGCCTCGGTTGCGACGTGGTCGGGCCGGTGGCGACGGTGGCGGCGGCGTTGCGCCTGGTGGCGGCGGAGCGGATCGACGCGGCGGTGCTCGATGTCAATCTCGGCTATGGCGAGCGCGGCTATCCGGTGGCCGATGCGCTGGCGGAGCTGGGCGTGCCCTTCGCCTTCGTTACCGGCTATGGCCGGGACAGTATCGAGGCGCGGTTCCATGACCGGCCCTGGGTGCAGAAACCCTTCGGCGGCGAGGCACTGGCCGCGCTGCTGGGGACCCTGACCGGCCGCAGGATGACGCTCGACGGCGCCTGATCCGCCGTCCCCCGGTGCCGCATCAGCGCAGCAGGTTGCCGAAGCTGTAGCGCATCCCCAGCAGGACCGCGTGGTTGTTTTCCCCCGTGATCTTCATCATCGGGGTCGCGGTGCCGGCCATGCTGGTGAGGCGGGTCGCGAATTTCTGGTCCATGGGCAGGGCGGTGAAGCGGTACTCCGTGGTCAGGCTGAGGCTGTCCGTGATCGGGAAGGCCGCGCCGGTCATTCCCTGCAAGGCCAGGGAATCGACGCTGTCGTTCATCTCCAGCAGCAGCCCCTGCCCCGACAGCCGCACATCGTTCCAACGCGTGCGCATCCAGCCGATGCCGCCGCCGAGATACGGCACCATGCCGGACAGCCCGAGGCGGCTCACGTCGAAATCATAATAGAGATTCGCCATCACCCCGAGTTTCAGCTCGGTGCCCGTCGCGCGCGGCGAGCCGGCGAAGCCGTCGCTGCGGACGCTGGCTTCCAGCTCCGCGCGCAGACCGTCGCCGAACGCCTGGCCTGCCGCCACCGTGCCGGCGATGCCCGGTTCGAATCCCAGGTTGGTGCCGCGTCCCGAACCGGTGGCGGAGGGAAGCTGCACCCCCTGGATGG from Rhodovastum atsumiense harbors:
- a CDS encoding ATP-binding protein; translation: MRLTGPAPPGSPDPFSFSGGEMGSLIRAKGWQATTPGAIARWPATLRTTVEIMLGSRYAMWMGWGKELTFFYNDAYRPTLGVKHPWALGSPAREVWAEIWDTIGPRIDHVLRTGEATYDEGLRLILERSGFPEETFHTFSYSPLPDGAGGVGGMLCVVTEDTRRVIGERRLALLRELGARALGMRSPEAFFGVLAECLGERNPDLPFSLVYTLAPDGKAATLACCSGIGRDHPAAPATIALADGGGGPWELAEVLARGRGVEVDDLSARFRDLPGGPWRKPPARALVLPIAQQGQSRCAGFLVAALNPYRPLDEEYRGFIELLAGQVAAGLADARAYAEERRRAEALAELDRAKTTFFSNVSHEFRTPLTLMLGPIEEVLATDAAGSARPLLELAHRNGLRLLRLVNTLLDFSRVEAGRVQASYEPVELGTLTASLAANFRSACERAGLGLEVDCPRLPEPVFVDRDMWEKIVLNLLSNAFKFTLAGGIAVSLRWDGQGAELAVRDSGIGIPEAELPRLFERFHRVEGAAGRTMEGSGIGLALVQELVRLHGGGITVESTPGRGSTFRVTIPAGTAHLPAERIGARRSQVSTAMQADAFVEEALRWLPAAAGEALPARNGPGWVVLPEAGPPEEEEVRGPRPRVLLADDNADVRDYLRRLLEGRYEVAAVPDGAAALAVAEADPPDLVLTDVMMPRLDGFGLLRALRARPRTRDLPVIMLSARAGEEARIDGLEAGADDYLAKPFSARELLARVRANLELARIRREASAELRAWRGRYEAAVRASGHVLFDWDAETETAVFGDELERILGWRAQELGEKPQLRELIHPEDRAALRATVAHAAVTGEPFRHECRLRHRDGVWLDAEVHGNFVRDPLRRGRHMVGFIRDVTERKRAEARQRLLIDELNHRVKNTLAAVQSIATQTLRSRDPAVPPGESFISRLMSLAQTHDLLTRTCWEGATLRDLLQGKLAPWCGRAGAARVACRGPHVRLGPKAVQALGMAFHELAANAATHGALSNETGQVEVSWTIVPDAEGERQLRLLWAETGGPVPRLPVRRGFGARLIEGGLAKELHGEAQLRFDSTGLRCMIAFPLDLAGQAA
- a CDS encoding response regulator codes for the protein MGESAAPGRLRVLLLEDETLIAMLAEDILIGLGCDVVGPVATVAAALRLVAAERIDAAVLDVNLGYGERGYPVADALAELGVPFAFVTGYGRDSIEARFHDRPWVQKPFGGEALAALLGTLTGRRMTLDGA
- a CDS encoding outer membrane protein, with protein sequence MRRTGVLLALTAATLSAEASGQTRPGSFISMQIGPNLVTYRTIQGVQLPSATGSGRGTNLGFEPGIAGTVAAGQAFGDGLRAELEASVRSDGFAGSPRATGTELKLGVMANLYYDFDVSRLGLSGMVPYLGGGIGWMRTRWNDVRLSGQGLLLEMNDSVDSLALQGMTGAAFPITDSLSLTTEYRFTALPMDQKFATRLTSMAGTATPMMKITGENNHAVLLGMRYSFGNLLR